In Dryocola sp. LX212, the genomic stretch TCTGTTATGGGTGGAGCAGGTTTCTGTTCCTGATTACCTCGCCGGCAACGGCGTGGTTTACCAGACCAGCGAGGTGAAATACGTTATTGCTACCAGCAATCTGTGGGCCAGCCCGTTGGACCAGCAGCTGCGTTCCACGCTGGTCAGCAATCTGGGCAGCGCGTTGCCGGGCTGGGTAGTGGCTTCGCAACCGCTGGGTTACGATCAGGATACTCTGAATATTAACGTCACCGGATTCCATGGGCGCTACGACGGTAAGGTAGTGGTCAGCGGCGAGTGGCTGCTTAATCATCAGGGACAGCTCATCAAAAAGCCCTTCCACATTGAGATGAAACAGCAGGATGATGGCTACGACGCGATGGTGAAAACGCTTGCTCAGGCCTGGCAGCAGGAGGCTCAGAGCATTGCAAGCGAGCTTTCGCGGCTGAATTAATTCATCTGTACCGCACAAAAAAGCTGCGTACTTTATCCTTTGGGTAAAGCGCAGCTTTTCTTTTGGCTTGAATTCTTTACCTGTGCGAACTCACAGTTTTTGTACAAATGATATCCCGCGTAGCTCACAAATATGACGTTGGCGTGAATTTTGCGCATTGACGGAAGAGAAGTTTGCGGGTATTCGTTAGATGTGATTGCACGTTTCGTAATCACTGTTTTCTTTCCACCAGACTAAAGTAATGAGGGAAACGAGGCATGAAGAGACAAAAACGAGATCGCCTGGAACGGGCTCATCAACGTGGTTATCAAGCAGGTATCGCAGGACGTTCCAAAGAGTTATGTCCTTACCAGACACTAAATCAGAGGTCGTACTGGATGGGAGGCTGGCGAGAAGCCATGGAGGACAGGGCGGTTACCGCGTAATCACTGTCTCTTTAGAAAAGAAACCTCCGCTCTGCGGAGGTTTCACGTTTTTGGGGATGTTACAACGGAATCAGAAAGCAGTGGTGTCTTTGAACAGGCCTACTTTCATGTCGGTTGCGGTATAAATCACGCGGCCATCAACCAGCACTTCACCATCCGCCATGCCCATGATCAGGCGACGATTAATAACGCGTTTAAAGTGAATACGGTAGGTCACTTTCTTAGCTGTCGGCAGGATCTGGCCCTGAAGCTTAACTTCACCCACGCCCAGCGCACGGCCTTTACCTTCGCCGCCCAACCAGCCGAGGTAGAACCCTACCAGCTGCCACATTGCGTCCAGACCCAGACAGCCCGGCATTACCGGATCGCCAATAAAGTGGCAAGCAAAGAACCACTGGTCGGGGGTGATATCCAGTTCTGCTTCAACGTAACCTTTATCGAAGTTACCGCCGTCTTCGGTCATCTTGACCACGCGGTCCATCATCAGCATTGGTGGCGCAGGTAACCGTGGGCCTTCAGCACCAAACAGTTCGCCGCGACCAGAGGCAAGAAGGTCTTCTTTCGTATAGGATTCGCGTTTATCTACCATGTCTACAGTAAGCCTTATTATAAAGAAGCACGCAGGTTAGCTAACACGTGTACGCTCAACAAGTCCGATCAGTTGTGGTTGAACCAGTTGAGCCAACGCAGTGGCCAGGGGTAGCGGTGCCGAATGTCCTGAGCGGAGGCCTGAGCGATGCGCTCCTGGACCGCACGCATCAGCGTATTTTGTCCTTCACCATCCCATGGCATATTCGTTAATAAGGGTAGCGCATCAGCGACTTCATCGATGGCCCAAATTGTGAATTGTCCTTTTTCAACCGCATCCAGAACGTCCTGATGCAGGCAGAGATGGCGCACGTTAGAGACTGGGATAATCACACCCTGCTGTCCGGTTAGCTCTCTTTGCTGGCAGATGCGGAAGAAGCCTTCAATCTTTTCGTTTAGCCCGCCAACAGGCTGCACGCGGCCAAACTGATCGACTGAACCCGTCACGGCGATATGCTGATAAATCGGCACGTTAGACAGGGCGCTGATCAGCGCGCAAAGCTCAGCCATGGACGCACTGTCCCCGTCGACCTCGCTGTAGGACTGCTCGAAGGTAATAGAGGCCGAGAAGGGGATCTGCTGTTCAAGCTGAAGTTCAGACATCAAAAATGCCTGCATGATCATCATGCCTTTGGCGTGAATGTTGCCACCTAATTCAGCTTTACGCTCAACGTCCGTAAACTCACCGTCGCCTACATGCACAACACAGCTGATGCGAGAAGGTTCACCGAAAGCTCGGGGATGGCCCGGGAACTCAATCACCGACAGCGCGTTGATTTGGCCGACCATTTCCCCTTCGGTTTCGATAAGGATTTGCTCAAGCAGAATTTCGTCCTGCATGCGTTCCGCCAGGAAACCTTCACGCCATTCACGCTGAAGCAGCATTTGGGCGAATTGCTCGCCGCTGAAGGTTTCACCTTCGGAAAATGCCGCCACTTCACGTAGCTGACGAGTGAGCCAGAGAGGACTCAAC encodes the following:
- the rmf gene encoding ribosome modulation factor, coding for MKRQKRDRLERAHQRGYQAGIAGRSKELCPYQTLNQRSYWMGGWREAMEDRAVTA
- a CDS encoding AAA family ATPase, with the protein product MTTNRLEWRALVPDTESYQELFAQPYDTDSAPFSAVQSRLFYGLQQLSQPVASADLMLVKAAEESEYLNLIAAATREVWQTAETLTGGHYVIEGSRITLCPAQTVENSFAGTGDVVAADWIEAEQLFGCVRQFSGEISLTPGLIHRANGGVLVLSLRSVLAQPLLWLRLKQMVTQKRFDWISPDETRPLPVSIPSLPLELKLILVGERESLADFQDMEPELAEQAIYSEFEENLQVNSAEEILLWRQWIHATAQTKQLPSPGEDAWTVLIREAVRYSGDQETLPLSPLWLTRQLREVAAFSEGETFSGEQFAQMLLQREWREGFLAERMQDEILLEQILIETEGEMVGQINALSVIEFPGHPRAFGEPSRISCVVHVGDGEFTDVERKAELGGNIHAKGMMIMQAFLMSELQLEQQIPFSASITFEQSYSEVDGDSASMAELCALISALSNVPIYQHIAVTGSVDQFGRVQPVGGLNEKIEGFFRICQQRELTGQQGVIIPVSNVRHLCLHQDVLDAVEKGQFTIWAIDEVADALPLLTNMPWDGEGQNTLMRAVQERIAQASAQDIRHRYPWPLRWLNWFNHN
- the pqiC gene encoding membrane integrity-associated transporter subunit PqiC; protein product: MKKWLTLCAVMALSACSSSDDGKTYYQLPQSSKPAMQAVSQPGTHLLWVEQVSVPDYLAGNGVVYQTSEVKYVIATSNLWASPLDQQLRSTLVSNLGSALPGWVVASQPLGYDQDTLNINVTGFHGRYDGKVVVSGEWLLNHQGQLIKKPFHIEMKQQDDGYDAMVKTLAQAWQQEAQSIASELSRLN
- the fabA gene encoding bifunctional 3-hydroxydecanoyl-ACP dehydratase/trans-2-decenoyl-ACP isomerase, whose translation is MVDKRESYTKEDLLASGRGELFGAEGPRLPAPPMLMMDRVVKMTEDGGNFDKGYVEAELDITPDQWFFACHFIGDPVMPGCLGLDAMWQLVGFYLGWLGGEGKGRALGVGEVKLQGQILPTAKKVTYRIHFKRVINRRLIMGMADGEVLVDGRVIYTATDMKVGLFKDTTAF